From the genome of Flavobacterium luteolum, one region includes:
- a CDS encoding SAM-dependent methyltransferase: MKSFGKLYLIPTTMGESDPMDVLPQTVRRTIEVIDHYIVENDKTARKSIKAVYPEKKQSELVLFTLNKRTETSEHHDFIKPLLEGKNMGLMSEAGCPGVADPGAAIVKLAHEKGIQVVPLVGPSSILLAMMASGMNGQSFTFNGYLPIDKDEKKSAIRHFEKLSYDKNQSQLFIETPYRNNKLIEDLLQILSPATHLCIAADITLPTEFIKTMKISDWKKLKVDLDKRPAIFIIHKM; this comes from the coding sequence ATGAAATCTTTCGGAAAATTATATCTAATTCCAACAACAATGGGCGAAAGCGATCCGATGGATGTTTTACCTCAAACTGTTAGAAGAACGATAGAAGTTATCGACCATTATATTGTTGAAAACGACAAAACTGCCAGAAAATCTATAAAAGCAGTTTATCCAGAAAAAAAACAGTCTGAACTGGTTCTTTTTACTTTAAACAAAAGAACAGAAACTAGTGAACACCATGACTTCATCAAGCCTTTGTTAGAAGGAAAAAACATGGGATTAATGAGTGAAGCTGGCTGTCCAGGAGTTGCTGATCCTGGAGCTGCAATTGTAAAATTAGCTCACGAAAAAGGGATTCAAGTTGTCCCTTTGGTTGGGCCTTCTTCTATCCTATTAGCCATGATGGCTTCTGGAATGAACGGACAAAGTTTTACTTTTAACGGATATTTACCAATTGATAAAGACGAGAAAAAATCGGCAATTCGTCATTTTGAGAAATTATCTTATGATAAAAACCAATCGCAACTATTTATTGAAACTCCATACAGAAACAACAAACTGATTGAAGATCTTTTGCAGATTTTAAGTCCCGCAACTCATCTTTGTATTGCAGCAGATATAACGCTTCCAACAGAATTCATAAAAACTATGAAAATTTCTGATTGGAAAAAATTAAAAGTTGATTTAGATAAACGTCCAGCTATTTTTATTATTCATAAAATGTAA
- a CDS encoding energy transducer TonB: MKKVLFLILICGLQTAFSQNTKQVSKTKASETKNEKPVIINDKNLYFDSHLVVEEAPPANSDNTVYNTAEIDIKPIFPGGFEKFYKFVENNFKYSDEGVDLKGKKIYARFIVEQDGALTDIKILKDAGYNTGTETIRVLKKCPRWSPGEKDGKKVRVLYSLPITLK; the protein is encoded by the coding sequence ATGAAAAAGGTTTTATTTCTGATTTTGATTTGCGGTCTACAAACTGCGTTTTCTCAAAACACTAAGCAAGTTTCTAAAACAAAAGCTTCAGAAACAAAAAATGAAAAACCAGTTATTATAAATGACAAAAATCTTTATTTTGATTCGCATTTAGTCGTTGAAGAAGCTCCTCCAGCGAATAGTGATAACACTGTTTACAATACGGCAGAAATAGACATAAAACCAATCTTTCCAGGAGGATTTGAGAAATTTTATAAATTCGTAGAAAACAATTTTAAATATTCTGACGAAGGTGTTGACTTAAAAGGAAAAAAAATATATGCAAGATTTATAGTAGAGCAAGATGGCGCATTAACTGACATAAAAATCCTTAAAGATGCCGGCTATAATACAGGAACTGAAACAATTCGAGTTTTAAAAAAATGCCCGAGATGGTCTCCTGGAGAAAAAGACGGCAAAAAAGTTAGAGTTTTATATTCACTCCCAATAACTTTAAAATAG
- a CDS encoding methionine aminotransferase, producing the protein MSKLPNVTTSIFTVMSKMATEYNAINLSQGFPNFPVDERLTDIVSRLAKENVHQYTPMAGYPPLMNKIAKLTQDSYNRTISPDTELLVTAGATQGIFTTILALVKENDEVIILDPSYDSYESPVLLCKAKPVRVALNDDYTPNWEKIEKVCSAKTRMMIINNPHNPTGKILTENDFVQLKNLLEKYPDIIILSDEVYEYITFEEKHISVHTKDFLLDRCVMVSSFGKSFHITGWKIGYTIAPEHLMKEIKKVHQFLVFSVNSISQFAISEYLDVVDVNLLGKFYQEKRDYFQKLLQNSRFELKPCEGTYFQVASYANISNDDDVTFCKNLIIEHGVAAIPISTFYSDHKDQKLIRFCFAKDDFTLESAAKKLCDI; encoded by the coding sequence ATGAGCAAACTTCCAAACGTAACCACAAGCATATTTACGGTAATGTCAAAAATGGCAACCGAATATAATGCTATAAATCTTTCGCAAGGATTTCCAAATTTTCCTGTAGATGAAAGATTAACAGATATTGTTTCCCGATTAGCAAAGGAAAACGTTCATCAATATACACCAATGGCAGGTTATCCTCCGTTAATGAACAAAATTGCAAAATTAACTCAGGATTCTTATAACAGAACAATTAGTCCAGATACAGAACTTTTGGTTACGGCTGGTGCAACTCAGGGAATTTTCACTACAATTTTAGCTTTAGTAAAAGAAAATGACGAAGTAATTATTCTGGATCCAAGTTATGATTCTTATGAATCTCCAGTTTTACTCTGTAAAGCAAAACCCGTTCGAGTAGCACTAAATGATGATTACACTCCAAATTGGGAAAAAATTGAAAAAGTGTGTTCTGCTAAAACCAGAATGATGATTATCAATAATCCGCATAATCCGACGGGAAAAATTTTAACCGAAAATGATTTTGTACAGTTAAAAAATCTTCTTGAAAAATATCCAGACATTATCATTTTGTCTGACGAAGTTTACGAATACATCACTTTCGAAGAAAAACATATTTCGGTGCATACAAAAGATTTTCTTTTAGATCGCTGTGTTATGGTTTCTTCTTTTGGAAAATCTTTTCATATAACAGGCTGGAAAATTGGTTATACCATTGCACCAGAACATTTAATGAAAGAAATCAAGAAAGTGCATCAGTTTTTAGTCTTTAGTGTAAATAGCATCTCCCAATTTGCAATAAGCGAATATCTTGATGTTGTCGATGTGAATCTTCTTGGAAAATTCTATCAGGAAAAAAGAGATTATTTTCAAAAACTGCTTCAAAATAGCCGTTTTGAATTAAAACCTTGCGAAGGAACTTATTTTCAAGTTGCTTCTTATGCTAATATTTCAAATGATGACGATGTTACTTTCTGCAAAAATTTAATTATCGAACATGGTGTTGCTGCAATTCCAATTTCAACTTTCTACTCAGATCATAAAGACCAGAAACTGATACGTTTTTGTTTTGCCAAAGATGACTTCACGCTTGAATCTGCAGCAAAAAAATTATGCGATATATAA
- a CDS encoding SDR family oxidoreductase: MSYTDKMLRDDALKGKVIVVTGGGSGLGKAMTKYFLELGAQVAITSRDLEKLKTTAAELESQTGGKCLPLQCDVRHYEEVENMLQETLKVFGKVDVLLNNAAGNFISPTERLSANAFDTVIDIVLKGSKNCTLAFGKHWIDTKQTSATILNIVTTYAWTGSAYVVPSATAKAGVLAMTRSLAVEWAKYGIRSNAIAPGPFPTKGAWDRLLPGDLSEKFDMAKKVPLKRVGDHQELANLAAYLVSDFSSYINGDVITIDGGEWLKGAGQFNLLEAIPEELWDQLEMMIKAKKNK; the protein is encoded by the coding sequence ATGAGCTACACAGATAAAATGTTACGTGATGATGCTTTAAAAGGCAAAGTCATTGTCGTTACAGGCGGCGGAAGCGGTTTAGGTAAAGCTATGACTAAATATTTTCTCGAATTAGGAGCTCAAGTAGCCATAACTTCTAGAGATTTAGAAAAGTTAAAAACTACAGCTGCCGAATTAGAAAGTCAGACTGGAGGCAAATGTCTTCCTCTTCAATGTGATGTTCGTCATTACGAAGAAGTAGAGAACATGCTTCAAGAGACTTTAAAGGTTTTCGGAAAAGTAGATGTTCTTTTAAATAATGCCGCAGGAAATTTCATTTCTCCAACAGAAAGATTATCTGCAAATGCATTTGACACTGTGATAGATATCGTGCTTAAAGGTTCTAAAAACTGTACGTTGGCTTTTGGAAAACACTGGATCGATACGAAACAAACTTCGGCAACGATTTTAAATATAGTAACTACTTACGCTTGGACAGGATCTGCTTATGTTGTTCCTAGTGCTACGGCAAAAGCGGGAGTTTTGGCAATGACACGAAGCCTTGCTGTAGAATGGGCAAAATATGGAATTCGTTCTAACGCGATTGCTCCGGGGCCATTTCCAACAAAAGGAGCTTGGGACAGATTATTGCCTGGAGATCTTTCGGAGAAATTTGACATGGCTAAAAAAGTGCCATTAAAAAGAGTTGGAGATCACCAGGAATTGGCAAATTTAGCAGCTTATTTAGTTTCTGATTTCTCTTCTTACATTAACGGAGATGTAATCACAATTGATGGAGGCGAATGGTTAAAAGGCGCTGGACAGTTCAATTTATTAGAAGCAATTCCAGAAGAACTTTGGGATCAGCTTGAAATGATGATTAAAGCAAAAAAGAATAAATAA
- the udk gene encoding uridine kinase — translation MLIIGLAGGTGSGKTTVVHQIMNELPDTEVGVISQDSYYKQTDNLSFDERALINFDHPRAIDFELLVKHLKALKAGETIDQPVYSFIQHNRTDDTVSTHPRKVMIVEGILILTNPELRDMFDIKIFVHADSDERLIRRLKRDISERGRDIDEVLNRYQTTLKPMHEQFIEPSKAFADIIIPNDKYNTVAIDVVRAVINQRIS, via the coding sequence ATGCTCATTATCGGACTTGCAGGAGGAACAGGAAGTGGAAAAACTACAGTAGTGCACCAAATTATGAATGAATTACCAGACACAGAAGTTGGCGTAATTTCTCAGGATTCATACTACAAACAAACCGATAATTTATCGTTTGACGAAAGAGCATTGATCAATTTTGATCACCCGCGTGCAATTGATTTCGAATTATTGGTAAAACATCTAAAAGCTCTTAAGGCTGGAGAAACAATCGATCAGCCAGTTTATTCTTTTATTCAGCACAACAGAACAGATGATACTGTTTCTACTCATCCAAGAAAAGTGATGATTGTCGAAGGAATTTTGATCCTAACTAATCCTGAATTACGTGATATGTTTGATATTAAAATCTTCGTTCACGCAGATTCAGACGAAAGATTAATTCGTCGTTTAAAAAGAGATATTTCAGAACGCGGACGTGATATTGACGAAGTTTTAAACCGTTACCAAACTACTTTAAAGCCTATGCACGAGCAATTTATAGAACCATCTAAGGCTTTCGCAGACATTATTATCCCTAATGATAAATACAACACGGTAGCAATAGATGTAGTTCGCGCTGTAATTAATCAGAGAATTTCATAA
- a CDS encoding FtsB family cell division protein, with the protein MKFKNPYKDKRWFKYLGNKYVWVLLFFIVWMLFLDNYSYFDHRFLDEQIHELEDNKKYYQEEIRKDQEQIKQLKNPEQIEKYAREKYFMKKDSEDIYIIQFEGDTIQEKE; encoded by the coding sequence ATGAAATTTAAAAATCCATACAAAGACAAAAGATGGTTCAAGTACCTAGGCAACAAATACGTTTGGGTTTTGCTCTTTTTTATTGTTTGGATGTTATTTTTAGACAATTACTCTTATTTTGACCATCGTTTTTTAGATGAGCAAATTCATGAACTTGAGGATAATAAAAAATATTATCAGGAAGAAATCAGAAAAGATCAAGAGCAGATTAAACAACTCAAAAATCCGGAACAAATTGAAAAATATGCACGCGAGAAATATTTCATGAAGAAAGACAGCGAAGATATTTACATCATACAATTTGAAGGAGACACCATTCAAGAAAAAGAATAA
- a CDS encoding methylmalonyl-CoA mutase subunit beta, producing MATNLFDDFNPISSKQWKQKIQFELDGADYNQTVIWNSPEDIQVKPFYHIDEFTKAANINTQVSDFKICQNIFVFDVEKSIERALNTLERGAESLRFTIQNEKTDVQKLLENLPLENKIVYFNFNFVSIDFVKKLDTIAIQKKAIFYCNFDPIGELAREGNWFITPEKNNFETLSLLFKNATNLNLLSVDLGLYQNSGANITQQIAYSLAHANEYLNRFSAETKSVVFQISVGTNYFFEIAKLRALRMLFDLIAKEYNPEIKCHFLVTPTKRNKTIYDYNVNMLRTTTECMSAILGGADAIANLPYDALYHKDNEFGDRISRNQLLILKHESYFDKVNNPADGSYYIESLTVQLAEKSLALFKEIEANGGFLKLLNDGTIKKKIQESANKEQELFDSKKEILLGTNKYPNKEDRMKHDLELFPFVKIKPRKTLITPIIEKRLAEKMEQERLELE from the coding sequence ATGGCCACTAACCTATTCGACGATTTTAATCCGATTTCATCCAAACAATGGAAACAAAAAATTCAGTTTGAATTAGATGGAGCCGATTACAATCAAACTGTTATTTGGAATTCACCAGAAGATATTCAGGTAAAACCTTTTTATCATATAGATGAATTTACAAAAGCAGCCAATATAAATACTCAAGTCTCAGATTTTAAAATCTGCCAGAATATCTTTGTTTTCGATGTAGAAAAATCTATCGAACGCGCTCTAAACACTTTAGAAAGAGGTGCTGAAAGTTTACGATTTACAATTCAGAATGAAAAAACTGACGTTCAAAAACTACTAGAGAATCTTCCTTTAGAAAACAAAATCGTTTACTTTAATTTCAATTTCGTCTCAATCGATTTCGTTAAAAAATTAGACACGATTGCGATACAGAAAAAAGCCATTTTCTATTGTAATTTTGATCCGATTGGAGAATTAGCACGCGAAGGAAATTGGTTTATAACTCCCGAAAAGAATAATTTTGAGACATTGTCTTTATTATTCAAAAACGCAACCAATTTAAATTTGCTAAGTGTTGATCTAGGATTATACCAAAATTCAGGTGCCAATATTACACAGCAGATTGCTTATAGCTTAGCACACGCAAACGAATATTTAAACCGCTTTTCTGCAGAAACAAAATCAGTTGTTTTTCAGATTTCAGTTGGAACGAATTATTTCTTCGAAATTGCCAAACTTAGGGCGCTTCGAATGCTTTTTGACTTAATTGCTAAAGAATATAATCCAGAAATAAAATGTCATTTCTTGGTAACTCCAACTAAACGAAACAAAACAATTTACGATTATAATGTAAATATGCTTCGTACAACAACCGAGTGCATGTCGGCAATTTTGGGTGGTGCAGATGCAATTGCCAATTTACCTTATGATGCTTTATACCACAAAGACAACGAATTTGGAGATCGAATCTCTAGAAACCAGCTTTTGATTTTAAAACACGAAAGTTATTTTGACAAAGTAAATAATCCTGCTGACGGGAGTTATTATATTGAAAGTCTAACAGTTCAATTGGCAGAAAAAAGTTTAGCCTTATTTAAAGAAATTGAAGCAAACGGAGGCTTTTTGAAACTTTTAAACGATGGTACAATCAAAAAGAAAATTCAAGAAAGTGCCAATAAAGAACAGGAATTGTTCGATTCTAAGAAAGAAATTCTTTTAGGAACAAACAAATATCCGAACAAAGAAGACAGAATGAAACATGATTTAGAATTGTTTCCTTTTGTAAAAATCAAACCAAGAAAAACATTAATTACACCAATTATCGAAAAGAGATTGGCCGAGAAAATGGAGCAGGAAAGACTGGAATTGGAATAA
- the scpA gene encoding methylmalonyl-CoA mutase: MTRKDLKHIKLEVKSEEPEVNSNSDNFITAEGIEIKKNYSEKDIEDLEFLEFGAGFAPNLRGPYATMYVRRPWTIRQYAGFSTAEESNAFYRKNLAAGQKGLSIAFDLPTHRGYDSDHERVVGDVGKAGVAIDSVEDMKVLFDQIPLDEMSVSMTMNGAVLPIMAFYIVAAEEQGVSPEKLAGTIQNDILKEFMVRNTYIYPPTPSMKIIADIFEFTSKKMPKFNSISISGYHMQEAGATADIELAYTLADGLEYIRTGLSTGMTIDDFAPRLSFFWAIGMNHFMEIAKMRAGRMIWAKLLQQFNPKSEKSLALRTHCQTSGWSLTEQDPFNNVARTCIEAAAAVFGGTQSLHTNALDEAIALPTDFSARIARNTQIFLQEETKITKTVDPWAGSYYVESLTNDIVEKTWKLIEEVEELGGMTKAIEAGIPKLRIEEAAARKQARIDSGQDIIVGVNKYRLEKEDPLDILDVDNQLVRKQQIERLEEIKQTRDSEKVNKSLEKLILCAQTGQGNLLEIAIEAARNRATLGEISNALETVFGRFKAQIKSFSGVYSAAIKNDENFEKAKQLADVFAKQEGRRPRIMIAKMGQDGHDRGAKVVATGYADVGFDVDIGPLFQTPAEAAKQAVENDVHILGVSSLAAGHKTLVPQVIEELKKHGREDIMVIVGGVIPSQDYQFLFDAGASAVFGPGTKISEAAIKILEALID, from the coding sequence ATGACAAGAAAAGACCTTAAACATATAAAGTTAGAAGTTAAAAGTGAGGAACCAGAAGTTAATTCTAATTCTGACAACTTCATTACAGCTGAAGGAATCGAAATCAAAAAAAACTATTCGGAGAAAGATATCGAAGATTTGGAATTTCTTGAGTTCGGAGCTGGTTTTGCACCCAATTTACGCGGGCCATACGCAACCATGTATGTAAGACGTCCGTGGACGATTCGCCAGTATGCGGGATTTTCTACAGCAGAAGAAAGCAATGCTTTTTACAGAAAAAATTTAGCTGCAGGCCAAAAAGGACTTTCAATCGCTTTTGATTTACCAACGCATCGCGGTTACGATTCAGATCACGAAAGAGTTGTTGGTGATGTAGGTAAAGCAGGAGTTGCGATTGATTCTGTTGAAGACATGAAAGTGCTTTTCGATCAGATTCCGTTGGACGAAATGTCGGTTTCTATGACCATGAATGGAGCTGTTTTACCAATTATGGCTTTTTATATTGTTGCTGCAGAAGAACAAGGCGTTAGTCCAGAAAAATTAGCAGGAACAATTCAAAACGATATTTTAAAGGAGTTTATGGTTAGAAATACTTATATCTATCCTCCAACTCCTTCCATGAAAATAATTGCTGATATTTTTGAATTTACGAGCAAGAAAATGCCAAAATTCAATTCTATTTCTATTTCTGGTTATCACATGCAGGAAGCCGGAGCTACAGCCGATATTGAATTGGCTTATACTTTAGCAGATGGTTTAGAATACATCAGAACTGGATTATCTACAGGAATGACCATTGACGATTTTGCTCCAAGATTGTCTTTCTTTTGGGCAATTGGCATGAATCATTTTATGGAAATTGCCAAAATGAGAGCAGGACGAATGATTTGGGCAAAACTATTACAGCAGTTTAATCCGAAAAGCGAAAAATCTTTGGCTTTAAGAACACACTGCCAAACTAGCGGATGGAGTTTAACAGAACAAGACCCGTTTAATAATGTAGCCAGAACTTGTATTGAAGCTGCAGCGGCGGTTTTTGGAGGAACACAATCTTTGCATACCAATGCTTTAGATGAAGCTATTGCGCTTCCCACAGATTTTTCTGCTAGAATTGCTCGAAATACGCAAATCTTTCTTCAAGAAGAAACCAAAATTACCAAAACAGTAGATCCTTGGGCTGGAAGTTATTATGTTGAAAGTCTGACGAACGACATTGTTGAAAAAACGTGGAAGCTAATTGAAGAAGTCGAAGAATTAGGCGGAATGACCAAAGCGATTGAGGCTGGAATTCCGAAACTTCGAATTGAAGAGGCTGCGGCAAGAAAACAAGCAAGAATTGACAGCGGACAAGATATTATTGTTGGTGTAAATAAATACCGTTTAGAAAAAGAAGATCCGTTGGATATTTTAGATGTAGACAATCAATTGGTTCGTAAGCAGCAAATTGAGCGTCTGGAAGAAATCAAACAAACCAGAGATTCTGAAAAAGTAAATAAGTCACTAGAAAAATTAATCCTTTGTGCACAAACAGGACAAGGCAACCTATTAGAAATTGCAATTGAAGCCGCAAGAAACAGAGCAACATTAGGCGAAATCAGTAATGCATTGGAAACTGTTTTTGGTCGTTTTAAAGCACAAATTAAATCTTTTAGCGGAGTGTATAGTGCAGCAATAAAAAATGACGAGAATTTTGAAAAAGCAAAACAACTAGCTGATGTTTTTGCTAAACAAGAAGGTAGACGTCCTAGAATTATGATTGCAAAAATGGGACAAGACGGTCATGACCGAGGCGCAAAAGTGGTTGCAACAGGTTATGCCGATGTTGGTTTTGATGTTGATATTGGCCCTTTATTTCAAACTCCTGCAGAGGCGGCAAAACAAGCTGTTGAGAATGACGTTCACATCTTAGGCGTTTCATCACTTGCTGCTGGACACAAAACTTTGGTTCCGCAAGTAATCGAAGAACTAAAAAAACATGGACGCGAAGATATAATGGTAATTGTAGGTGGTGTTATTCCGTCTCAGGACTATCAATTTTTGTTTGATGCTGGGGCATCGGCTGTTTTTGGTCCTGGAACTAAAATAAGTGAAGCCGCTATAAAAATCTTGGAAGCTTTAATCGATTAA
- a CDS encoding peptidoglycan-binding protein LysM: MIKKWYFYASLVVIITFLSLGFIPSNHETKPWFLIEKTDGSEYIFPSKEKDDYPNTNVPYTGNHLIGFKEAVAFKESQGQYRLVNTLGYMGKYQFGSKALRAIGINDNKAFLKDPALQEKAFMALLAKNKWILRYEIEKYQGKIISGIEITESGILAAAHLGGAGSVKNFFKNKGSRHFRDAFGTSLKSYMRDFAGYDLSFIEADSNATVND, translated from the coding sequence ATGATAAAGAAATGGTATTTTTATGCGAGTTTAGTCGTTATTATTACATTTTTAAGTTTGGGATTTATTCCCTCTAACCATGAAACCAAACCTTGGTTTTTAATTGAAAAAACAGATGGATCAGAATACATTTTTCCATCAAAAGAAAAAGATGATTATCCAAACACCAATGTCCCATACACAGGAAATCATCTAATAGGATTTAAAGAGGCAGTAGCTTTTAAAGAATCACAAGGGCAGTACAGACTTGTAAACACTCTTGGTTATATGGGTAAATATCAATTTGGTTCTAAAGCTTTAAGAGCAATTGGAATTAATGATAATAAAGCCTTTTTAAAAGATCCAGCGCTGCAAGAAAAAGCTTTTATGGCTTTGTTAGCCAAAAACAAATGGATTTTACGTTACGAAATCGAAAAGTATCAAGGCAAAATCATCAGCGGTATTGAAATTACCGAATCTGGAATTTTAGCTGCAGCCCATTTAGGTGGTGCAGGTTCTGTAAAGAATTTTTTCAAAAACAAAGGAAGCAGACATTTTAGAGATGCTTTCGGGACTTCTTTGAAAAGCTATATGAGAGATTTTGCAGGTTACGATCTTTCTTTTATAGAAGCAGATAGTAACGCAACAGTTAACGACTAA
- the mltG gene encoding endolytic transglycosylase MltG, protein MSLKKIITISAVAIISVLLIYGFILVSKIFSSNTKFEEKEVYVYVPTEASYADVKKILEPYIKNFDNFEMVAEKRDYPQNVKSGRFLLKKDMNNIDLVRAMRSNIPVKLVFNNQERLENFAGRIGKEIEADSLSLMKAIKDSTFLAANGFNEENVFAMFIPNTYEIYWNTSAEKFRDKMIKEYHNFWTADRIAKAKAQGLTPVQATILASIVHKESVKKDERPRIAGVYLNRLRLEMPLQADPTVIYALKLRDNDFDQVIKRVFYNDLVMRSPYNTYVNKGLPPGPIAMPDITALEAVLNPEKNDYIYFCASVDRFGYHEFAATLAEHNVNAKKYSDWIASQGVTR, encoded by the coding sequence TTGAGTCTAAAAAAAATAATCACAATAAGTGCCGTAGCCATTATTTCAGTTCTATTGATATATGGTTTTATTCTAGTAAGTAAAATTTTTAGTTCTAATACTAAATTTGAAGAGAAAGAAGTATATGTTTACGTGCCTACAGAAGCTAGTTATGCCGATGTAAAGAAAATTTTGGAACCTTATATAAAGAATTTTGACAACTTTGAAATGGTTGCCGAAAAAAGAGATTATCCGCAAAATGTAAAATCGGGTCGTTTTCTTTTAAAGAAAGACATGAACAACATCGATCTAGTTCGTGCTATGCGTTCTAATATTCCGGTTAAGTTAGTTTTTAATAATCAGGAGCGTTTAGAAAATTTTGCTGGAAGAATCGGAAAAGAAATCGAAGCGGACAGTTTATCATTAATGAAAGCGATAAAAGATTCTACATTTTTAGCAGCAAACGGGTTTAATGAAGAAAACGTCTTTGCTATGTTTATTCCAAATACTTATGAGATTTATTGGAATACATCGGCAGAAAAGTTCCGTGATAAGATGATTAAAGAATATCATAATTTCTGGACAGCTGATAGAATTGCTAAAGCAAAAGCACAAGGATTAACTCCAGTTCAAGCCACAATTTTAGCATCAATTGTTCATAAAGAGTCAGTTAAGAAAGACGAAAGACCCCGTATTGCTGGTGTTTATTTAAACCGCTTACGCTTAGAAATGCCATTGCAAGCAGATCCAACAGTTATTTATGCTTTAAAATTAAGAGATAATGATTTTGACCAAGTAATAAAAAGAGTTTTTTATAATGATTTAGTTATGAGATCTCCATATAATACTTACGTAAACAAAGGACTTCCTCCTGGACCAATCGCAATGCCAGATATTACGGCTTTAGAAGCAGTTTTAAATCCAGAAAAGAACGATTATATCTATTTCTGTGCAAGTGTAGATCGTTTCGGATATCACGAATTTGCTGCAACACTAGCAGAACATAACGTAAATGCAAAAAAATATTCAGATTGGATCGCAAGTCAGGGAGTAACAAGATAA
- a CDS encoding GNAT family N-acetyltransferase, with protein MITLKGDSIYLRALEPQDLEFIYSIENDENIWEVSNTQTPYSRFLIKQYLENAHQDIYEAKQLRLAICQDEDFPAIGLIDLFDFDPRNNRAGIGIVIQKDENQGKNIGSEALELLIKYSFYNLNLHQLYANIGVQNVASLALFTKFGFKKIGIKKDWILYHNHYHDEAIFQLINKQI; from the coding sequence ATGATAACATTAAAAGGCGATTCGATTTATTTACGTGCACTTGAACCTCAAGATTTAGAGTTCATCTATTCTATAGAAAATGATGAAAATATCTGGGAAGTTAGTAACACGCAAACTCCATATAGCCGTTTTTTAATCAAACAATATTTAGAAAACGCCCATCAAGATATTTATGAGGCAAAACAACTTCGTTTGGCAATTTGTCAGGACGAAGATTTTCCTGCTATAGGATTGATTGATTTGTTTGATTTTGATCCTAGAAATAATAGGGCGGGAATAGGTATTGTTATTCAGAAAGACGAAAATCAAGGAAAAAACATTGGTTCTGAGGCTTTAGAGCTTTTAATAAAGTATTCTTTCTATAATTTAAATCTCCATCAATTGTATGCAAATATTGGTGTACAAAATGTAGCCAGTCTTGCACTTTTTACTAAATTTGGTTTTAAGAAAATCGGAATAAAAAAAGACTGGATTTTGTATCATAACCATTATCATGATGAAGCAATTTTTCAGCTAATTAACAAACAAATTTAA
- the dapF gene encoding diaminopimelate epimerase, translating into MQVEFYKYQGTGNDFVMIDNRTNFFPKDDVKLIERLCDRRFGIGADGLILLENDTETDFRMVYYNSDGNQSSMCGNGGRCLVAFANQLGVIDDKTTFIATDGLHHASVNADSIVSLQMIDVNEIQKKDSYTFLNTGSPHHVQIVDDLEHYNVKENGAAIRYGELYGEKGSNVNFVKKVDNDTFSLRTYERGVEDETLACGTGATAVAIAMNAIGETDKTSINLNVEGGKLVVSFDKDNDGYTNVFLTGPAKFVFKGTIEI; encoded by the coding sequence ATGCAAGTAGAATTTTATAAATATCAAGGTACAGGAAATGATTTTGTAATGATTGATAACCGTACAAATTTCTTTCCAAAAGACGATGTAAAACTTATTGAACGTCTGTGCGACAGACGTTTCGGAATTGGAGCTGATGGATTAATTCTTTTAGAAAATGATACTGAAACCGATTTTAGAATGGTGTATTACAACTCTGATGGAAACCAAAGTTCGATGTGTGGAAATGGTGGTCGTTGTCTTGTTGCTTTTGCTAATCAATTGGGAGTAATTGATGATAAAACGACTTTTATTGCAACAGACGGATTACATCATGCTTCTGTTAATGCAGATTCAATCGTTTCGTTGCAAATGATTGATGTGAACGAAATTCAGAAAAAAGATTCTTATACTTTCCTAAATACTGGTTCGCCTCATCATGTTCAGATCGTAGATGATTTGGAACATTATAATGTAAAAGAAAATGGAGCAGCAATTCGTTATGGTGAATTGTATGGCGAAAAAGGCAGCAATGTAAACTTTGTGAAAAAAGTAGATAACGATACTTTTTCTTTGCGAACATACGAAAGAGGTGTTGAAGACGAAACTCTTGCTTGCGGAACTGGTGCAACGGCAGTAGCAATTGCTATGAATGCGATTGGGGAAACAGATAAAACTTCGATAAACTTAAATGTTGAAGGCGGAAAACTTGTCGTTTCTTTTGATAAAGATAATGATGGTTATACCAATGTTTTCTTGACAGGACCTGCAAAATTCGTTTTCAAAGGAACAATTGAGATTTAA